The following proteins come from a genomic window of Populus nigra chromosome 6, ddPopNigr1.1, whole genome shotgun sequence:
- the LOC133695823 gene encoding uncharacterized protein LOC133695823 isoform X1, translating to MSGAGTPDFFYREAQRLGYVARSAFKLLQIQKKHKLIAPGSSVLDLGCAPGAWLQVACQSLGPLKNGGAVVGIDLKKVKVPPLYCDSRVQTVCADVMKLPKNQVRALSPRQKGFSVVLSDMCPLVSGITTRDAALSAELGMQALGLAVGRAAAAHVDEIRTDRLLNDSVCTADDNGILQPGGHLVIKLLESEDNKEFSRICKPLFRKASWLRPKATRSSSREIYLICQGLLS from the exons ATGAGTGGAGCAGGAACACCGGATTTCTTCTACAGAGAAGCTCAACGCCTTGGATATGTTGCTCGTTCTGCTTTCAAG ctTCTTCAGATACAAAAAAAGCACAAGTTGATAGCCCCAGGTTCCTCTGTTCTTGACCTTGGTTGTGCTCCTGGTGCTTGGCTCCAG GTTGCTTGCCAGAGCTTGGGTCCTCTAAAGAATGGTGGGGCTGTTGTGGGTATTGATCTCAAG AAGGTGAAAGTCCCTCCTCTTTACTGTGATTCAAGGGTTCAAACTGTTTGTGCTGATGTTATGAAACTCCCCAAAAACCAAGTTAGGGCACTCTCTCCTCGG CAGAAGGGTTTTTCTGTGGTACTATCAGACATGTGTCCCTTGGTTTCTGGTATCACAACTAGAGATGCAGCTTTATCTGCGGAGTTAGGAATGCAAGCACTTGGTCTGGCTGTAGGTCGAGCAGCAGCAGCTCATGTTGATGAGATTAGAACAGACAGGCTGTTAAATGATTCTGTGTGCACTGCAGATGATAATGGTATATTGCAACCAGGTGGACACCTAGTAATTAAGCTTCTAGAGAGTGAGGATAACAAAG AATTTAGCCGGATTTGCAAGCCACTCTTCAGAAAGGCATCATGGTTGAGGCCCAAGGCCACGAGGTCTTCATCGAGAgagatttatttgatttgtcaAGGTCTGCTGTCTTAG
- the LOC133697720 gene encoding actin-related protein 5 isoform X2: MPFVSQIKRQTDYNLYSSTTPIVIDNGASNFRIGWAGENDPRVIFRNIVQRPRHKTTGETVSIVGDHDTTLLKYFDCSRSGPRSAFDSNVVYQFEIMEYILDFGFDRLGANGSEIDHPVLITECILNPVQSRSKMAELLFETYGVPSVAFGVDAAFSYKYNQQHGICDKDGLAICPGFTTTHVIPFIDGEPVYKGCSRTNIGGYHVTDYLKQLLSLKYPHHMARLTWEKVEDLKMEHCYIATDYASEARLFQKGTKEAEEKTRCWQLPWVPPPVEEPPSEEEIARKAAIKERQGQRLREMAEAKRSTRINELENQLHGLEFLLQQLEQVEESEIPYFLKDTGYVSRQEIETALAKATQSLRKVKGEPKGEQVEVEEKTDEKYPLVNIPDNMLTQDQLREKRRQMFLKTTSDGRQRAKQKRVEEDLERERKNQLDEQKRLENPELYLGEMRTKYKELCEKVEQRKRLKPNGNHSNGNGMSGGVGRGERLNAAQRERMRLLTTAAFDRGKGEDNFGAKDEDWQLYKLMSKDNDDDDEGPDEDETELARVSSRLQEIDPTFVPKPEPGPSQSAADMPRSRPLTKEDFQILLGVERFRCPEILFHPNLVGIDQAGLDETAGVSMRRLSSKDQVLEERLTNSILMTGGSCLYPGLSERLEAGIRMIRPCGSPIKVVRALDPVLDAWRGASLYAAAVQFPQQTFSRMDYFEKGEDWLRGYQFQYTL; the protein is encoded by the exons ATGCCTTTTGTTTCCCAGATAAAAAGACAAACAGATTACAATCTCTACTCTTCAACTACTCCTATAGTAATCGACAATGGTGCCTCCAATTTTCGTATTGG ATGGGCGGGGGAGAACGATCCTCGAGTTATTTTCCGTAACATTGTTCAAAGACCACGCCACAAAACCACTG GTGAAACGGTTAGTATTGTTGGGGATCATGATACTACATTGTTGAAGTACTTCGATTGTAGTCGGTCGGGGCCTCGCTCTGCTTTCGATAGCAATGTTGTTTATCAGTTCGAGATTATGGAATAT ATTCTTGACTTTGGTTTCGATCGGCTGGGAGCAAATGGATCAGAG ATTGATCATCCTGTCCTGATCACAGAATGCATACTCAACCCTGTTCAATCTCGCAGTAAAATGGCGGAGCTGCTTTTTGAAACTTATGGAGTTCCATCTGTAG CGTTCGGTGTTGATGCTGCATTCAGCTATAAGTATAATCAACAGCATGGGATTTGTGATAAAGATGGGCTTGCTATTTGTCCAGGATTTACAACAACTCATGTTATTCCG TTTATTGATGGAGAGCCTGTTTATAAAGGGTGCTCCCGAACTAATATTGGTGGATACCATGTCACCGATTACTTGAAGCAGCTCCTTTCACTTAAATACCCTCATCACAT GGCTCGGTTAACATGGGAGAAGGTTGAAGACCTGAAAATGGAGCATTGTTATATTGCAACAGACTATGCTTCAGAAGCTCGATTATTTCAG AAAGGGACCAAGGAAGCTGAAGAAAAAACGAGGTGTTGGCAGCTCCCTTGGGTTCCACCACCAGTTGAGGAGCCACCATCAGAAGAAGAGATTGCCAGAAAGGCAGCTATAAAGGAAAGACAAGGTCAACGGTTGCGAGAAATGGCTGAGGCAAAAAGGTCAACGAGGATAAATGAGCTAGAGAACCAGTTGCATGGCTTGGAATTCCTTTTGCAGCAGCTGGAACAAGTGGAAGAGAGTGAAATTCCATATTTCCTGAAAGATACTGGCTATGTTTCCAGGCAAGAAATAGAAACTGCTCTTGCCAAAGCAACGCAGTCATTACGAAAAGTAAAGGGTGAGCCAAAGGGTGAACAGGTTGAAGTTGAAGAAAAGACTGATGAAAAATATCCTCTTGTCAATATTCCTGATAACATGCTGACCCAAGATCAG ctaagagaaaagagaagacaGATGTTCCTTAAAACCACATCTGATGGCCGCCAACGAGCTAAACAGAAACGTGTTGAAGAGGACCTGGAACGAGAAAGGAAAAATCAGCTAGATGAACAAAAACGCTT AGAGAACCCAGAGCTTTATCTAGGAGAAATGCGTACTAAATACAAAGAACTTTGTGAGAAAGTTGAGCAGCGAAAACGACTCAAGCCAAATGGGAACCACTCAAATGGAAATGGTATGTCTGGTGGTGTTGGTCGCGGTGAGAGATTGAATGCTGCCCAAAGAGAAAGGATGCGCCTCTTAACAACAGCAGCTTTTGACCGAGGGAAGGGTGAGGATAATTTTGGTGCCAAAGATGAAGATTGGCAACTTTACAAACTGATGAGCAAAGataacgatgatgatgatgaggggCCAGATGAGGATGAGACAGAGCTTGCCCGTGTATCTTCCAGGCTTCAg GAGATAGACCCAACATTTGTTCCCAAGCCAGAACCAGGGCCCTCACAATCAGCTGCTGACATGCCACGGTCTCGTCCTCTTACCAAGGAAGATTTCCAAATTCTGCTCGGGGTTGAAAGGTTTCGATGCCCTGAAATTCTGTTTCATCCTAACTTAGTTGGAATCGACCAGGCAGGCCTAGATGAGACGGCTGGGGTCTCAATGAGGAGGCTATCATCCAAGGACCAAGTCTTGGAGGAAAGACTGACCAATTCAATTCTGATGACTGGTGGAAGCTGCCTTTACCCTGGTCTGAGTGAGCGCTTAGAAGCTGGAATCCGAATGATTAGGCCATGTGGGTCACCCATAAAGGTGGTCAGAGCACTTGATCCTGTTCTTGACGCTTGGCGCGGGGCTTCTCTTTATGCTGCTGCAGTTCAATTCCCACAACAGACATTTAGTAGAATGGATTACTTTGAGAAGGGTGAAGATTGGCTTCGCGGATACCAATTTCAATACACTTTATAA
- the LOC133695823 gene encoding uncharacterized protein LOC133695823 isoform X4 has translation MSGAGTPDFFYREAQRLGYVARSAFKLLQIQKKHKLIAPGSSVLDLGCAPGAWLQVACQSLGPLKNGGAVVGIDLKKVKVPPLYCDSRVQTVCADVMKLPKNQKGFSVVLSDMCPLVSGITTRDAALSAELGMQALGLAVGRAAAAHVDEIRTDRLLNDSVCTADDNGILQPGGHLVIKLLESEDNKEFSRICKPLFRKASWLRPKATRSSSREIYLICQGLLS, from the exons ATGAGTGGAGCAGGAACACCGGATTTCTTCTACAGAGAAGCTCAACGCCTTGGATATGTTGCTCGTTCTGCTTTCAAG ctTCTTCAGATACAAAAAAAGCACAAGTTGATAGCCCCAGGTTCCTCTGTTCTTGACCTTGGTTGTGCTCCTGGTGCTTGGCTCCAG GTTGCTTGCCAGAGCTTGGGTCCTCTAAAGAATGGTGGGGCTGTTGTGGGTATTGATCTCAAG AAGGTGAAAGTCCCTCCTCTTTACTGTGATTCAAGGGTTCAAACTGTTTGTGCTGATGTTATGAAACTCCCCAAAAACCAA AAGGGTTTTTCTGTGGTACTATCAGACATGTGTCCCTTGGTTTCTGGTATCACAACTAGAGATGCAGCTTTATCTGCGGAGTTAGGAATGCAAGCACTTGGTCTGGCTGTAGGTCGAGCAGCAGCAGCTCATGTTGATGAGATTAGAACAGACAGGCTGTTAAATGATTCTGTGTGCACTGCAGATGATAATGGTATATTGCAACCAGGTGGACACCTAGTAATTAAGCTTCTAGAGAGTGAGGATAACAAAG AATTTAGCCGGATTTGCAAGCCACTCTTCAGAAAGGCATCATGGTTGAGGCCCAAGGCCACGAGGTCTTCATCGAGAgagatttatttgatttgtcaAGGTCTGCTGTCTTAG
- the LOC133697720 gene encoding actin-related protein 5 isoform X1, which produces MLFISSRLWNIFLTLVSIGWEQMDQSKMAELLFETYGVPSVAFGVDAAFSYKYNQQHGICDKDGLAICPGFTTTHVIPFIDGEPVYKGCSRTNIGGYHVTDYLKQLLSLKYPHHMARLTWEKVEDLKMEHCYIATDYASEARLFQKGTKEAEEKTRCWQLPWVPPPVEEPPSEEEIARKAAIKERQGQRLREMAEAKRSTRINELENQLHGLEFLLQQLEQVEESEIPYFLKDTGYVSRQEIETALAKATQSLRKVKGEPKGEQVEVEEKTDEKYPLVNIPDNMLTQDQLREKRRQMFLKTTSDGRQRAKQKRVEEDLERERKNQLDEQKRLENPELYLGEMRTKYKELCEKVEQRKRLKPNGNHSNGNGMSGGVGRGERLNAAQRERMRLLTTAAFDRGKGEDNFGAKDEDWQLYKLMSKDNDDDDEGPDEDETELARVSSRLQEIDPTFVPKPEPGPSQSAADMPRSRPLTKEDFQILLGVERFRCPEILFHPNLVGIDQAGLDETAGVSMRRLSSKDQVLEERLTNSILMTGGSCLYPGLSERLEAGIRMIRPCGSPIKVVRALDPVLDAWRGASLYAAAVQFPQQTFSRMDYFEKGEDWLRGYQFQYTL; this is translated from the exons ATGTTGTTTATCAGTTCGAGATTATGGAATAT ATTCTTGACTTTGGTTTCGATCGGCTGGGAGCAAATGGATCAGAG TAAAATGGCGGAGCTGCTTTTTGAAACTTATGGAGTTCCATCTGTAG CGTTCGGTGTTGATGCTGCATTCAGCTATAAGTATAATCAACAGCATGGGATTTGTGATAAAGATGGGCTTGCTATTTGTCCAGGATTTACAACAACTCATGTTATTCCG TTTATTGATGGAGAGCCTGTTTATAAAGGGTGCTCCCGAACTAATATTGGTGGATACCATGTCACCGATTACTTGAAGCAGCTCCTTTCACTTAAATACCCTCATCACAT GGCTCGGTTAACATGGGAGAAGGTTGAAGACCTGAAAATGGAGCATTGTTATATTGCAACAGACTATGCTTCAGAAGCTCGATTATTTCAG AAAGGGACCAAGGAAGCTGAAGAAAAAACGAGGTGTTGGCAGCTCCCTTGGGTTCCACCACCAGTTGAGGAGCCACCATCAGAAGAAGAGATTGCCAGAAAGGCAGCTATAAAGGAAAGACAAGGTCAACGGTTGCGAGAAATGGCTGAGGCAAAAAGGTCAACGAGGATAAATGAGCTAGAGAACCAGTTGCATGGCTTGGAATTCCTTTTGCAGCAGCTGGAACAAGTGGAAGAGAGTGAAATTCCATATTTCCTGAAAGATACTGGCTATGTTTCCAGGCAAGAAATAGAAACTGCTCTTGCCAAAGCAACGCAGTCATTACGAAAAGTAAAGGGTGAGCCAAAGGGTGAACAGGTTGAAGTTGAAGAAAAGACTGATGAAAAATATCCTCTTGTCAATATTCCTGATAACATGCTGACCCAAGATCAG ctaagagaaaagagaagacaGATGTTCCTTAAAACCACATCTGATGGCCGCCAACGAGCTAAACAGAAACGTGTTGAAGAGGACCTGGAACGAGAAAGGAAAAATCAGCTAGATGAACAAAAACGCTT AGAGAACCCAGAGCTTTATCTAGGAGAAATGCGTACTAAATACAAAGAACTTTGTGAGAAAGTTGAGCAGCGAAAACGACTCAAGCCAAATGGGAACCACTCAAATGGAAATGGTATGTCTGGTGGTGTTGGTCGCGGTGAGAGATTGAATGCTGCCCAAAGAGAAAGGATGCGCCTCTTAACAACAGCAGCTTTTGACCGAGGGAAGGGTGAGGATAATTTTGGTGCCAAAGATGAAGATTGGCAACTTTACAAACTGATGAGCAAAGataacgatgatgatgatgaggggCCAGATGAGGATGAGACAGAGCTTGCCCGTGTATCTTCCAGGCTTCAg GAGATAGACCCAACATTTGTTCCCAAGCCAGAACCAGGGCCCTCACAATCAGCTGCTGACATGCCACGGTCTCGTCCTCTTACCAAGGAAGATTTCCAAATTCTGCTCGGGGTTGAAAGGTTTCGATGCCCTGAAATTCTGTTTCATCCTAACTTAGTTGGAATCGACCAGGCAGGCCTAGATGAGACGGCTGGGGTCTCAATGAGGAGGCTATCATCCAAGGACCAAGTCTTGGAGGAAAGACTGACCAATTCAATTCTGATGACTGGTGGAAGCTGCCTTTACCCTGGTCTGAGTGAGCGCTTAGAAGCTGGAATCCGAATGATTAGGCCATGTGGGTCACCCATAAAGGTGGTCAGAGCACTTGATCCTGTTCTTGACGCTTGGCGCGGGGCTTCTCTTTATGCTGCTGCAGTTCAATTCCCACAACAGACATTTAGTAGAATGGATTACTTTGAGAAGGGTGAAGATTGGCTTCGCGGATACCAATTTCAATACACTTTATAA
- the LOC133695822 gene encoding protein FIZZY-RELATED 3-like gives MDSTPRRKSGLNLPSGMNETSLRLETFSSSSSFRAVTCVSSPRAISSLSSPSKTSSCSDRFIPCRSSSRLQTFGLIEKGSPVKEGGNEAYARLLKSELFGSDFGSFSSPAGGQGGLGSPSKNMLRFKTDHSGPNSPYSPSILGHDSGISSESSTTPKPPRKVPKTPHKVLDAPSLQDDFYLNLVDWSSQNVLAVGLGTCVYLWTASNSKVTRLCDLGPNDSVCSVQWTREGSYISIGTHLGQVQVWDGTQCKRVRTMGGHQTRTSVLAWNSRTLASGSRDRNILQHDLRVSSDHVSKLIGHKSEVCGLKWSHDDRELASGGNDNQLLVWNQHSQLPVLTLTEHTAAVKAIAWSPHQSGLLASGGGTADRCIRFWNTTNGHQLNHVDTGSQVCNLAWSKNVNELVSTHGYSQNQIMVWKYPSLSKVATLVGHSMRVLYLAMSPDGQTIVTGAGDETLRFWNVFPSMKTQTIVKDTGLWSLGRTQIR, from the exons ATGGATTCTACACCAAGAAGAAAGAGTGGCCTCAACCTCCCATCTGGGATGAATGAGACTTCTTTAAGACTGGagaccttttcttcttcaagttcttttaGAGCAGTCACATGCGTATCATCACCAAGAGCAATATCAAGCTTATCTTCACCCTCAAAAACCTCTTCTTGTAGTGATAGATTCATACCTTGCAGATCATCTTCAAGGCTACAAACTTTTGGACTCATAGAGAAAGGATCTCCTGTTAAAGAAGGAGGCAATGAGGCGTATGCAAGGTTGTTGAAATCTGAGCTTTTTGGGTCTGATTTtggttccttttcttctcctgcAGGTGGTCAAGGAGGGTTGGGTAGTCCTAGCAAGAATATGTTGAGGTTCAAGACTGATCATTCAGGCCCTAATTCGCCGTattctccttcaatcttgggaCATGATAGTGGGATTTCTAGCGAGTCTTCTACTACTCCGAAGCCACCAAGAAAAGTCCCTAAGACACCCCATAAG GTTTTGGATGCCCCATCACTTCAAGATGACTTCTATTTGAATCTTGTGGATTGGTCCTCACAGAATGTACTCGCAGTTGGGCTGGGAACTTGTGTCTATTTATGGACCGCATCAAATAGTAAA GTGACCAGGCTGTGTGATTTAGGGCCTAATGACAGTGTATGCTCCGTGCAATGGACCCGGGAAGGCTCATACATATCAATTGGCACACATCTTGGTCAAGTTCAG GTGTGGGATGGAACACAGTGCAAGAGGGTCCGAACCATGGGCGGGCATCAAACAAGAACAAGTGTCTTGGCTTGGAACTCTAGGACACTAGCATCAGGAAGCAGGGACCGCAACATACTTCAGCATGATCTTCgagtttctagtgaccatgTTAGCAAACTTATTGGTCACAAATCTGAG GTATGTGGCTTAAAATGGTCTCATGATGACAGAGAACTTGCATCAGGTGGAAATGATAACCAG CTCTTGGTATGGAACCAGCACTCGCAGCTACCAGTTTTGACATTGACAGAACACACAGCTGCTGTCAAGGCCATTGCTTGGTCACCCCACCAGAGTGGTCTCCTTGCATCTGGAGGTGGAACTGCTGATCGATGTATTCGCTTTTGGAACACCACCAATGGTCATCAGTTAAACCATGTTGACACAGGAAGCCAG GTCTGCAATCTAGCCTGGAGCAAGAATGTTAATGAACTGGTCAGCACTCATGGGTACTCCCAGAATCAAATCATGGTGTGGAAATATCCATCGTTATCCAAG GTTGCAACTCTAGTTGGTCACAGTATGCGAGTCCTCTATCTTGCCATGTCTCCTGATGGTCAG ACAATAGTAACTGGAGCAGGGGATGAGACGTTGAGGTTTTGGAATGTGTTTCCATCTATGAAAACGCAG ACAATAGTGAAAGATACAGGACTTTGGTCATTAGGAAGAACCCAGATTCGGTGA
- the LOC133695823 gene encoding uncharacterized protein LOC133695823 isoform X3 — MSGAGTPDFFYREAQRLGYVARSAFKLLQIQKKHKLIAPGSSVLDLGCAPGAWLQVACQSLGPLKNGGAVVGIDLKKVKVPPLYCDSRVQTVCADVMKLPKNQQKGFSVVLSDMCPLVSGITTRDAALSAELGMQALGLAVGRAAAAHVDEIRTDRLLNDSVCTADDNGILQPGGHLVIKLLESEDNKEFSRICKPLFRKASWLRPKATRSSSREIYLICQGLLS; from the exons ATGAGTGGAGCAGGAACACCGGATTTCTTCTACAGAGAAGCTCAACGCCTTGGATATGTTGCTCGTTCTGCTTTCAAG ctTCTTCAGATACAAAAAAAGCACAAGTTGATAGCCCCAGGTTCCTCTGTTCTTGACCTTGGTTGTGCTCCTGGTGCTTGGCTCCAG GTTGCTTGCCAGAGCTTGGGTCCTCTAAAGAATGGTGGGGCTGTTGTGGGTATTGATCTCAAG AAGGTGAAAGTCCCTCCTCTTTACTGTGATTCAAGGGTTCAAACTGTTTGTGCTGATGTTATGAAACTCCCCAAAAACCAA CAGAAGGGTTTTTCTGTGGTACTATCAGACATGTGTCCCTTGGTTTCTGGTATCACAACTAGAGATGCAGCTTTATCTGCGGAGTTAGGAATGCAAGCACTTGGTCTGGCTGTAGGTCGAGCAGCAGCAGCTCATGTTGATGAGATTAGAACAGACAGGCTGTTAAATGATTCTGTGTGCACTGCAGATGATAATGGTATATTGCAACCAGGTGGACACCTAGTAATTAAGCTTCTAGAGAGTGAGGATAACAAAG AATTTAGCCGGATTTGCAAGCCACTCTTCAGAAAGGCATCATGGTTGAGGCCCAAGGCCACGAGGTCTTCATCGAGAgagatttatttgatttgtcaAGGTCTGCTGTCTTAG
- the LOC133697720 gene encoding actin-related protein 5 isoform X3, with translation MAELLFETYGVPSVAFGVDAAFSYKYNQQHGICDKDGLAICPGFTTTHVIPFIDGEPVYKGCSRTNIGGYHVTDYLKQLLSLKYPHHMARLTWEKVEDLKMEHCYIATDYASEARLFQKGTKEAEEKTRCWQLPWVPPPVEEPPSEEEIARKAAIKERQGQRLREMAEAKRSTRINELENQLHGLEFLLQQLEQVEESEIPYFLKDTGYVSRQEIETALAKATQSLRKVKGEPKGEQVEVEEKTDEKYPLVNIPDNMLTQDQLREKRRQMFLKTTSDGRQRAKQKRVEEDLERERKNQLDEQKRLENPELYLGEMRTKYKELCEKVEQRKRLKPNGNHSNGNGMSGGVGRGERLNAAQRERMRLLTTAAFDRGKGEDNFGAKDEDWQLYKLMSKDNDDDDEGPDEDETELARVSSRLQEIDPTFVPKPEPGPSQSAADMPRSRPLTKEDFQILLGVERFRCPEILFHPNLVGIDQAGLDETAGVSMRRLSSKDQVLEERLTNSILMTGGSCLYPGLSERLEAGIRMIRPCGSPIKVVRALDPVLDAWRGASLYAAAVQFPQQTFSRMDYFEKGEDWLRGYQFQYTL, from the exons ATGGCGGAGCTGCTTTTTGAAACTTATGGAGTTCCATCTGTAG CGTTCGGTGTTGATGCTGCATTCAGCTATAAGTATAATCAACAGCATGGGATTTGTGATAAAGATGGGCTTGCTATTTGTCCAGGATTTACAACAACTCATGTTATTCCG TTTATTGATGGAGAGCCTGTTTATAAAGGGTGCTCCCGAACTAATATTGGTGGATACCATGTCACCGATTACTTGAAGCAGCTCCTTTCACTTAAATACCCTCATCACAT GGCTCGGTTAACATGGGAGAAGGTTGAAGACCTGAAAATGGAGCATTGTTATATTGCAACAGACTATGCTTCAGAAGCTCGATTATTTCAG AAAGGGACCAAGGAAGCTGAAGAAAAAACGAGGTGTTGGCAGCTCCCTTGGGTTCCACCACCAGTTGAGGAGCCACCATCAGAAGAAGAGATTGCCAGAAAGGCAGCTATAAAGGAAAGACAAGGTCAACGGTTGCGAGAAATGGCTGAGGCAAAAAGGTCAACGAGGATAAATGAGCTAGAGAACCAGTTGCATGGCTTGGAATTCCTTTTGCAGCAGCTGGAACAAGTGGAAGAGAGTGAAATTCCATATTTCCTGAAAGATACTGGCTATGTTTCCAGGCAAGAAATAGAAACTGCTCTTGCCAAAGCAACGCAGTCATTACGAAAAGTAAAGGGTGAGCCAAAGGGTGAACAGGTTGAAGTTGAAGAAAAGACTGATGAAAAATATCCTCTTGTCAATATTCCTGATAACATGCTGACCCAAGATCAG ctaagagaaaagagaagacaGATGTTCCTTAAAACCACATCTGATGGCCGCCAACGAGCTAAACAGAAACGTGTTGAAGAGGACCTGGAACGAGAAAGGAAAAATCAGCTAGATGAACAAAAACGCTT AGAGAACCCAGAGCTTTATCTAGGAGAAATGCGTACTAAATACAAAGAACTTTGTGAGAAAGTTGAGCAGCGAAAACGACTCAAGCCAAATGGGAACCACTCAAATGGAAATGGTATGTCTGGTGGTGTTGGTCGCGGTGAGAGATTGAATGCTGCCCAAAGAGAAAGGATGCGCCTCTTAACAACAGCAGCTTTTGACCGAGGGAAGGGTGAGGATAATTTTGGTGCCAAAGATGAAGATTGGCAACTTTACAAACTGATGAGCAAAGataacgatgatgatgatgaggggCCAGATGAGGATGAGACAGAGCTTGCCCGTGTATCTTCCAGGCTTCAg GAGATAGACCCAACATTTGTTCCCAAGCCAGAACCAGGGCCCTCACAATCAGCTGCTGACATGCCACGGTCTCGTCCTCTTACCAAGGAAGATTTCCAAATTCTGCTCGGGGTTGAAAGGTTTCGATGCCCTGAAATTCTGTTTCATCCTAACTTAGTTGGAATCGACCAGGCAGGCCTAGATGAGACGGCTGGGGTCTCAATGAGGAGGCTATCATCCAAGGACCAAGTCTTGGAGGAAAGACTGACCAATTCAATTCTGATGACTGGTGGAAGCTGCCTTTACCCTGGTCTGAGTGAGCGCTTAGAAGCTGGAATCCGAATGATTAGGCCATGTGGGTCACCCATAAAGGTGGTCAGAGCACTTGATCCTGTTCTTGACGCTTGGCGCGGGGCTTCTCTTTATGCTGCTGCAGTTCAATTCCCACAACAGACATTTAGTAGAATGGATTACTTTGAGAAGGGTGAAGATTGGCTTCGCGGATACCAATTTCAATACACTTTATAA
- the LOC133695823 gene encoding uncharacterized protein LOC133695823 isoform X2 → MSGAGTPDFFYREAQRLGYVARSAFKLLQIQKKHKLIAPGSSVLDLGCAPGAWLQVACQSLGPLKNGGAVVGIDLKKVKVPPLYCDSRVQTVCADVMKLPKNQVRALSPRKGFSVVLSDMCPLVSGITTRDAALSAELGMQALGLAVGRAAAAHVDEIRTDRLLNDSVCTADDNGILQPGGHLVIKLLESEDNKEFSRICKPLFRKASWLRPKATRSSSREIYLICQGLLS, encoded by the exons ATGAGTGGAGCAGGAACACCGGATTTCTTCTACAGAGAAGCTCAACGCCTTGGATATGTTGCTCGTTCTGCTTTCAAG ctTCTTCAGATACAAAAAAAGCACAAGTTGATAGCCCCAGGTTCCTCTGTTCTTGACCTTGGTTGTGCTCCTGGTGCTTGGCTCCAG GTTGCTTGCCAGAGCTTGGGTCCTCTAAAGAATGGTGGGGCTGTTGTGGGTATTGATCTCAAG AAGGTGAAAGTCCCTCCTCTTTACTGTGATTCAAGGGTTCAAACTGTTTGTGCTGATGTTATGAAACTCCCCAAAAACCAAGTTAGGGCACTCTCTCCTCGG AAGGGTTTTTCTGTGGTACTATCAGACATGTGTCCCTTGGTTTCTGGTATCACAACTAGAGATGCAGCTTTATCTGCGGAGTTAGGAATGCAAGCACTTGGTCTGGCTGTAGGTCGAGCAGCAGCAGCTCATGTTGATGAGATTAGAACAGACAGGCTGTTAAATGATTCTGTGTGCACTGCAGATGATAATGGTATATTGCAACCAGGTGGACACCTAGTAATTAAGCTTCTAGAGAGTGAGGATAACAAAG AATTTAGCCGGATTTGCAAGCCACTCTTCAGAAAGGCATCATGGTTGAGGCCCAAGGCCACGAGGTCTTCATCGAGAgagatttatttgatttgtcaAGGTCTGCTGTCTTAG